One Terriglobia bacterium genomic window carries:
- a CDS encoding mandelate racemase/muconate lactonizing enzyme family protein — MKIREIRAAGLRGRTPKGGWTNEPQPQDCIHTLIAVLTDDGVTGWGSAFTNDDLVRGALAVLRPLYQGQNALEPERVSEMLHQNTFWLGRGGSITHTISGIDIALWDILGQATGQPVGRLLGGRYRDRVRPYASLLMQEPDRMAGELLPLKEQGFRAFKIGWGPFGRHDAARDEAIVRAAREAIGHDCLLMVDAGASDAFWPRDFKWALRTAEMLAEYEVAWFEEPLPPDALDDYVALRRQSRVPIAGGEVLTRRQSFQPWLQAGAFDIVQPDATKVGGLSESRRIGWMAEEHGARMVPHGWNTAVGLAADLQLASAFHNTDLVEYLTGSPFIDGIVDHPWKLDTDGMLTIPEKPGLGIAIDLEALEEFTGLNSFLD; from the coding sequence ATCAAGATCCGCGAAATTCGGGCAGCCGGGCTGCGAGGCCGAACACCCAAAGGCGGATGGACAAATGAGCCGCAGCCGCAGGATTGCATCCACACCTTGATTGCGGTCCTGACGGACGACGGTGTTACAGGCTGGGGGAGCGCCTTCACCAATGACGATCTCGTTCGCGGCGCGTTGGCGGTGCTGCGCCCGCTTTACCAGGGCCAAAATGCGCTGGAACCCGAGCGAGTGAGCGAGATGCTGCACCAGAACACCTTTTGGCTGGGGCGTGGCGGCTCGATCACGCACACCATCAGCGGCATCGACATCGCGCTTTGGGACATTCTTGGGCAGGCCACGGGACAGCCGGTCGGACGCCTCCTGGGAGGCCGTTACCGCGATCGCGTCCGGCCTTACGCTTCGCTCCTGATGCAGGAGCCGGACCGCATGGCCGGAGAGTTGCTCCCTCTCAAGGAGCAGGGGTTTCGCGCCTTCAAGATCGGCTGGGGACCCTTTGGGCGGCACGACGCGGCAAGGGACGAAGCCATCGTCCGGGCAGCGCGAGAAGCGATCGGCCACGACTGCCTTCTGATGGTCGATGCCGGCGCCAGCGACGCCTTCTGGCCGCGCGATTTCAAGTGGGCCTTGAGGACCGCTGAGATGCTGGCCGAATATGAGGTTGCCTGGTTTGAGGAGCCTTTGCCGCCGGATGCCCTTGATGATTATGTGGCGCTGCGCCGCCAGTCTCGTGTGCCCATTGCTGGCGGCGAAGTGCTGACGCGGCGGCAATCTTTCCAGCCTTGGCTGCAGGCGGGCGCATTCGATATTGTCCAGCCGGACGCCACCAAGGTGGGCGGGTTGAGCGAGTCCCGCCGCATCGGCTGGATGGCGGAGGAACACGGCGCGCGGATGGTCCCGCACGGGTGGAACACGGCCGTAGGTCTTGCCGCTGATCTGCAACTGGCCTCGGCATTCCACAACACTGACCTCGTGGAGTACCTTACCGGATCTCCCTTCATCGACGGGATTGTTGACCATCCCTGGAAACTCGACACGGACGGTATGCTTACCATCCCGGAAAAGCCTGGGCTCGGAATCGCAATCGACCTCGAGGCCCTGGAGGAGTTCACCGGCCTGAATTCTTTTCTCGATTGA
- a CDS encoding response regulator has translation MLQSHLDSEVWCIEPGKLSAGFPTEDDQSRNSSGGPEKLKVLIVDDELTIADTLVEILTGEGYKAVAAATGDSALASARSFLPDIVISDVVMPGINGVELGIRIRRDLPECRVILFSGQTETSDLLGEARNRGHEFEIIAKPIRPQALLAKIRFRADR, from the coding sequence GTGTTACAAAGCCATCTTGATTCTGAAGTCTGGTGCATTGAGCCAGGTAAACTGTCCGCGGGATTTCCAACTGAGGACGATCAGTCCCGGAATTCAAGCGGCGGGCCGGAGAAACTCAAGGTCCTGATTGTGGACGACGAACTCACAATCGCCGATACGCTTGTCGAGATCCTGACCGGCGAGGGATATAAAGCAGTGGCTGCCGCCACCGGCGATTCTGCGCTTGCTTCCGCGCGAAGTTTCCTGCCGGACATCGTGATCAGCGACGTTGTCATGCCGGGCATTAATGGCGTGGAGCTTGGCATCAGAATCCGGCGGGACCTCCCCGAGTGCCGCGTCATCTTATTCTCCGGCCAGACCGAGACTTCAGACCTTCTCGGCGAAGCCCGAAATCGCGGCCATGAGTTCGAGATCATTGCGAAGCCGATCAGGCCGCAGGCTTTGCTCGCCAAGATTCGATTTCGCGCGGACCGCTGA
- the cimA gene encoding citramalate synthase gives MRKIEIYDTTLRDGSQGENISFSLEDKLHIVQKLDGLGADYIEGGWPGSNHKDLELFRRAKELTLRHAKMAAFGSTRHPRHQAHQDPNLHALVEASTPVVTIFGKSWDLHVRTALEITLKENLDLIRESVAFLKSCGKEVIYDAEHFFDGFKADSEYALATLKAAEQAGADTIVLCDTNGGTLSSDIRDRFARASGHVKTPLGIHTHNDSEMAVANSIVAVQAGAMQVQGTINGYGERCGNANLCSVIANIELKLGMNSIGKENLSRLTEVSHYVSELANLLPRTEQAYVGKSAFAHKGGIHVSAVMKEASAYEHIDPALVGNARRVLVSELSGKSNILYKAAERGLNIDKSSAAAKVVVDKLKEMEHYGYQFEGAEASFEVLFDRLVHETKDLFELDGFRVITEKKGTAEPQSEAVIKLRVDGAEEHTAAEGSGPVNALDMALRKSLTTFFPCIRDVRLTDFKVRVLNSEGGTEAKVRVLIESSDGQESWGTVGVSENLIEASWQALVDSITYKLKKEYGRHGKGSEARRPAPHEPVPHH, from the coding sequence ATGAGAAAAATTGAGATCTACGATACGACGCTCCGAGACGGTTCGCAGGGCGAAAATATTTCCTTTTCGCTGGAAGACAAGCTTCACATCGTCCAGAAGCTCGACGGGCTGGGCGCGGATTATATCGAAGGCGGCTGGCCGGGCTCAAACCACAAAGACCTGGAACTCTTCCGCCGCGCAAAGGAATTGACGTTACGGCACGCCAAAATGGCTGCCTTCGGCAGCACGCGCCACCCGCGCCACCAGGCACACCAGGACCCGAACCTGCACGCACTGGTGGAAGCGAGCACGCCGGTGGTGACGATTTTCGGGAAGAGCTGGGACCTGCACGTAAGGACCGCGCTGGAAATCACTCTGAAGGAGAACCTCGATTTGATTCGCGAGTCAGTGGCCTTCCTGAAATCATGCGGCAAGGAAGTGATTTACGACGCCGAGCACTTTTTCGACGGGTTCAAGGCCGACTCGGAATACGCGCTGGCTACGTTGAAGGCGGCCGAACAGGCGGGCGCAGACACGATCGTGCTGTGCGACACCAACGGCGGCACGCTGAGTTCTGACATCCGTGATCGCTTCGCGCGGGCCTCCGGGCACGTCAAGACGCCGCTCGGCATTCACACGCACAATGACAGCGAAATGGCGGTTGCCAACTCGATTGTGGCGGTGCAGGCGGGCGCAATGCAGGTGCAGGGAACCATTAATGGCTATGGTGAGCGTTGCGGAAACGCCAACCTCTGTTCCGTCATCGCCAACATCGAGCTGAAACTGGGCATGAATTCGATTGGCAAGGAGAATCTGAGCCGGCTGACAGAGGTCTCCCATTACGTCAGCGAGCTGGCCAACCTGCTGCCCCGCACGGAGCAGGCGTACGTCGGCAAGAGCGCGTTTGCCCACAAGGGCGGAATCCACGTGAGCGCGGTGATGAAGGAAGCTTCCGCTTATGAACACATCGATCCGGCGCTGGTGGGGAACGCCCGCCGGGTGCTGGTGTCAGAACTGTCCGGGAAGAGCAACATTCTCTACAAGGCCGCCGAGCGGGGACTGAATATCGATAAGTCCAGTGCCGCCGCCAAAGTCGTGGTGGACAAACTCAAAGAGATGGAGCACTACGGCTATCAGTTCGAGGGCGCCGAGGCCTCGTTCGAAGTGCTGTTTGACAGGCTGGTACACGAAACGAAAGACCTTTTTGAGCTGGATGGCTTCCGCGTCATAACGGAAAAGAAGGGGACGGCGGAGCCCCAGTCCGAGGCCGTGATCAAACTGCGGGTGGACGGCGCGGAAGAGCATACGGCTGCCGAAGGTTCGGGTCCGGTCAACGCACTGGACATGGCGCTGAGAAAATCCCTGACCACATTTTTCCCCTGCATCCGGGATGTTCGTCTGACCGATTTCAAAGTGCGCGTGCTGAATTCGGAAGGCGGGACCGAGGCCAAGGTCCGGGTTCTGATCGAGTCGAGCGACGGACAGGAAAGCTGGGGAACGGTGGGCGTCTCAGAAAACCTGATCGAGGCCAGTTGGCAAGCGCTGGTGGACAGCATCACCTACAAGCTGAAAAAGGAGTATGGCCGGCATGGGAAGGGAAGCGAGGCCAGACGCCCCGCGCCGCACGAGCCGGTGCCACACCATTAA
- a CDS encoding MqnA/MqnD/SBP family protein encodes MPQNSAEQSPRMTASTVDLRLAHSPDSDDAFMFYALATKKIATGNMDFAHVLEDIETLNRKAREEIYDITAVSFHAYAELADRYILMSSGASFGDGYGPIIVTRATLQGESLKGKRIAIPGRKTTAYLALCLYEPDFEPVETRFDEILDKVIKGDAEAGVVIHEGQLTYGSFGLARKVDLGVWWKNETGLPLPLGGNVIRRALGPEVIRRADELLHESIAYGLEHRDEALEYALNFARGLDRATAEHFISMYVNQWTLDYGEQGRRAVQTLLDRGFQAGVIPQAVKAEFVGQ; translated from the coding sequence ATGCCCCAGAATTCTGCCGAACAAAGCCCCAGGATGACTGCTTCGACCGTCGATCTCCGCCTGGCCCACAGCCCGGATTCCGATGACGCTTTCATGTTTTACGCGCTGGCGACGAAGAAGATCGCCACCGGCAACATGGACTTCGCGCACGTGCTCGAAGACATCGAGACCCTCAACCGGAAAGCCCGGGAGGAAATTTACGACATCACGGCGGTCTCATTTCACGCCTACGCGGAACTGGCAGACCGTTACATCCTGATGTCTTCGGGCGCCAGCTTCGGAGACGGCTACGGGCCCATCATCGTCACCCGCGCCACCCTCCAGGGAGAAAGCCTGAAAGGCAAACGCATTGCAATCCCGGGCAGGAAGACGACGGCATATCTGGCGCTCTGCCTCTACGAACCCGATTTCGAGCCCGTCGAGACGCGCTTTGACGAGATTCTGGACAAGGTGATCAAAGGAGACGCGGAAGCCGGCGTCGTTATCCATGAGGGCCAGTTAACTTACGGAAGTTTCGGACTTGCCCGGAAGGTTGATCTGGGAGTCTGGTGGAAGAATGAAACGGGATTGCCGCTGCCGCTGGGCGGAAACGTCATCCGGCGCGCGCTGGGTCCGGAAGTCATCCGCCGGGCGGATGAATTGCTTCACGAAAGCATCGCCTATGGCCTCGAACATCGGGACGAAGCGCTGGAATACGCATTGAACTTTGCCCGGGGACTCGACCGCGCAACGGCTGAACACTTTATTTCAATGTACGTCAACCAATGGACACTCGATTACGGCGAACAGGGCCGGCGGGCCGTGCAAACCTTACTCGACCGCGGCTTCCAGGCCGGCGTCATCCCTCAGGCTGTCAAAGCGGAGTTCGTGGGGCAGTGA
- a CDS encoding YncE family protein, which yields MRPRLILAFVLCLGSVTLWAGSTPSPALLVLAKQDHTLEIVDPATLKVVAKVPAGNDPHEVAASSDGKLAYISNYGSGAFNTISVADLVAQRALPLVDLGPLRGPHGLDFAGGELYFTAEVNKVIGRLNPATRKIDWILGTGQDRTHMLIVSSGLTRIYTSNVNSGTISIIEKTAGNSGTPPPPPSASRRPGPPRGAQGWEETVLHTGLGTEGFDVSPDGRELWSAAAEAGTVSIINLATKKLAQTLDAHVTRANRLKFTPDGKYVFVSMLASNGGDVAIFDVATRREVKRLGLGRGAGGILMQPDGSRAYVSCSPDDYVAVIDLKTLKQVGRINTDRGPDGLAWAVRK from the coding sequence ATGAGACCGCGATTGATTCTTGCCTTCGTGCTGTGTCTGGGCAGCGTAACGCTGTGGGCCGGAAGCACGCCTTCGCCGGCGCTGCTGGTGCTTGCCAAGCAGGACCATACCCTCGAAATTGTTGATCCGGCAACGCTCAAAGTGGTGGCAAAGGTCCCAGCCGGAAACGACCCTCATGAGGTGGCGGCGTCATCGGATGGGAAACTGGCATACATCTCCAACTACGGCTCCGGGGCCTTCAACACCATCTCCGTGGCGGACCTCGTGGCCCAGAGGGCGCTGCCGCTCGTCGACCTCGGCCCGCTGCGCGGGCCGCACGGGCTGGACTTTGCCGGCGGAGAACTTTACTTCACCGCGGAAGTCAACAAGGTCATAGGCCGATTGAACCCAGCCACCCGGAAAATCGACTGGATACTCGGCACGGGGCAGGACCGCACCCACATGCTTATTGTCTCGAGCGGCCTCACGCGCATCTACACTTCGAATGTCAACTCGGGCACCATCAGCATCATCGAAAAAACCGCCGGAAACTCAGGCACGCCCCCACCGCCGCCCAGCGCCAGCCGTCGCCCAGGCCCGCCACGCGGCGCGCAGGGATGGGAAGAAACGGTGCTCCACACCGGTCTGGGGACTGAGGGATTTGATGTTTCTCCCGACGGCCGGGAGCTCTGGTCTGCCGCTGCCGAGGCAGGCACAGTCTCCATCATCAATCTTGCGACAAAAAAGTTGGCACAAACTCTGGATGCGCACGTCACGCGCGCAAACCGGCTGAAGTTCACCCCCGATGGTAAATATGTATTCGTCTCGATGTTGGCCAGCAACGGCGGGGATGTGGCGATCTTTGATGTCGCGACGCGCCGTGAGGTGAAGCGGCTGGGCCTCGGCCGGGGCGCTGGAGGAATATTGATGCAGCCGGACGGTTCGAGGGCCTACGTTTCCTGCAGTCCCGATGACTACGTGGCCGTGATCGACCTCAAGACGCTCAAGCAAGTCGGACGCATTAACACGGACCGCGGCCCCGATGGGCTGGCCTGGGCGGTGAGAAAGTAA
- a CDS encoding proline--tRNA ligase codes for MRWSQVFIPTLREVPAEAEAVGHQLLLRAGYIRQVAAGVYAHLYLAQRSFLKIKRIIREEMNRIGAQEFYLPALNPAELWKESGRWDSVDVMFKFKDRNLHDMCLGVTHEEEMTNIARSELRSYKQLPQIWYQIQEKFRDEPRPKSGLLRLRQFMMKDSYSFDLDEAGLDASYDKHVDAYHRIFRRSGLRYLHVDAYSGMMGGKVSSEFTAPAESGEDWIAQSDCGYAANLEKAEGRAVPVEDPAGDMAMESFPTPGQKTIDDLVKFTGEPASRMIKTLVYVVESKPMVLLLRGDHTLSETKLASVLGTSVFRPATPGEAFELHGANLGSLGPVGIKGARIVADLALESRRGLITGANRDDTHLKNVVPGRDFAAEYADLRAVQAGDLCIQCGKPLRLTKAIELGHVFKLGRRYSETLHATVLDANGKEVPLVMGSYGIGVERILAAAAEQNHDVDGLFLPRAIAPFDVILTAANMDDPGVRAGAENIYKQLQGLGLDVLFDDREERPGVKFKDADLIGVPHRITLGKKKLALGLGEIYDRSTKRVHDANLDSLAVALRERLEGRN; via the coding sequence ATGCGCTGGAGTCAGGTTTTCATCCCAACGCTTCGTGAAGTTCCGGCTGAGGCCGAAGCCGTGGGCCATCAACTCCTGTTGCGGGCGGGCTACATCCGCCAGGTTGCGGCGGGAGTGTACGCGCATCTGTACCTGGCCCAGCGGTCCTTTCTCAAAATCAAGCGGATCATTCGCGAGGAGATGAACCGGATCGGGGCACAGGAATTCTATCTGCCCGCGCTCAACCCGGCAGAGCTCTGGAAGGAATCCGGCCGCTGGGACTCCGTGGACGTGATGTTCAAATTCAAGGACCGGAACCTCCACGACATGTGTCTTGGCGTGACCCACGAAGAAGAAATGACGAACATTGCGCGAAGCGAGCTGCGATCGTACAAGCAACTACCGCAAATCTGGTACCAGATTCAGGAAAAATTCAGGGACGAGCCGAGGCCCAAGTCCGGCCTGTTGCGTTTGCGTCAGTTCATGATGAAAGATTCCTATTCATTTGACCTCGACGAAGCGGGCCTGGATGCGAGTTACGACAAGCATGTGGATGCTTATCACCGCATTTTCAGGCGCAGCGGCCTGCGATATTTGCATGTGGACGCCTATTCCGGAATGATGGGTGGCAAAGTTTCCAGCGAATTCACCGCGCCGGCCGAGTCGGGCGAAGACTGGATTGCACAAAGTGATTGCGGCTACGCTGCCAACCTCGAGAAGGCCGAAGGGCGCGCCGTTCCCGTCGAAGATCCTGCGGGTGATATGGCTATGGAGTCTTTCCCGACTCCGGGACAGAAAACAATTGATGATCTGGTCAAGTTTACGGGCGAGCCGGCCTCGCGGATGATTAAGACTTTGGTTTACGTTGTCGAGAGTAAACCTATGGTTCTATTGCTGCGCGGCGATCACACGCTGAGCGAAACCAAGCTGGCTTCGGTGCTGGGCACTTCGGTGTTCCGCCCTGCCACGCCAGGGGAAGCGTTTGAACTGCACGGAGCCAACCTGGGGTCGCTGGGGCCGGTGGGAATTAAGGGCGCCAGGATTGTGGCAGACCTTGCACTTGAGTCGCGCCGCGGTTTGATCACTGGGGCGAACCGGGACGACACGCACCTGAAAAACGTCGTGCCGGGCCGAGACTTTGCCGCCGAGTATGCAGATCTGCGCGCGGTCCAGGCTGGGGACCTTTGTATTCAATGCGGCAAACCACTGCGGCTGACCAAGGCAATCGAACTCGGGCACGTTTTCAAGCTCGGACGCCGCTATTCGGAGACCCTGCACGCCACGGTGTTGGACGCGAACGGCAAGGAAGTTCCGCTGGTCATGGGGTCATACGGCATCGGCGTCGAGCGCATCCTCGCCGCTGCTGCGGAACAGAACCACGACGTGGATGGATTGTTCCTGCCGCGGGCCATTGCTCCGTTTGACGTTATTTTGACCGCCGCCAACATGGACGACCCGGGCGTGAGAGCAGGCGCGGAAAATATCTACAAGCAATTGCAGGGGCTTGGCTTGGACGTTCTATTTGATGACCGGGAAGAAAGACCGGGGGTTAAATTCAAGGACGCCGACCTGATTGGCGTGCCGCACCGCATCACGCTGGGCAAGAAAAAGCTTGCCCTTGGCCTGGGCGAAATCTATGATCGCTCGACAAAGCGGGTTCACGATGCTAACCTTGACTCGTTGGCGGTCGCGCTGCGGGAACGCTTAGAGGGCCGGAATTAA
- a CDS encoding dihydrofolate reductase family protein, whose protein sequence is MKSIGEDYKSITHLGLPGFGDHGPPVLAEETRAVKIPACYYVASSMDGLIADRLGNVDWLNPFFGVDYGFHGFLDSIDTVVMGRRTYERLLMNSTRKNPYEGKLFAVLSRTRTSGPFAHLFWQGHLERLMVRLEEMGSKSLWIVGGGSVAGTFLDAGLLSEVQQFVMPLVLGSGTPLFGPLRQQTSLRLIDSQSFENGVLQLRYAAEI, encoded by the coding sequence TTGAAATCAATAGGTGAGGATTATAAGTCAATCACACATCTGGGGCTCCCTGGGTTTGGCGACCATGGCCCGCCAGTGCTTGCCGAGGAGACCCGGGCAGTCAAAATCCCGGCGTGCTACTACGTGGCCAGCAGCATGGATGGGCTGATCGCGGACAGGCTCGGCAATGTCGACTGGCTAAACCCTTTCTTCGGAGTAGACTACGGCTTCCATGGTTTTCTGGATTCCATCGACACCGTGGTGATGGGCAGGCGGACCTATGAGCGCCTCCTGATGAACTCGACGAGGAAGAACCCCTACGAGGGAAAACTCTTCGCCGTTCTCTCCCGCACACGGACAAGCGGGCCATTTGCCCATCTGTTCTGGCAGGGCCACTTGGAGCGGCTGATGGTTCGACTGGAGGAGATGGGATCAAAGTCGCTGTGGATTGTTGGTGGCGGATCAGTGGCAGGGACATTTCTCGATGCCGGGCTGCTTAGCGAAGTGCAGCAATTCGTGATGCCTCTGGTGCTCGGTTCGGGCACGCCCCTCTTTGGCCCGCTGCGGCAGCAAACCTCGCTGCGGCTCATTGACAGCCAGTCGTTTGAAAATGGCGTTCTGCAACTGCGATACGCTGCCGAAATCTAA
- the mscL gene encoding large conductance mechanosensitive channel protein MscL: MWKEFKAFVMRGNVLDMAVGIIIGVAFGRVVTSLVNDILMPPIGKLLGNIDFSNFFVTLSTQQFATVADAKKAGVATIAYGTFINTVIEFIIVAFAVFVLIKWVNRLMPKPAAAPAAPTTKDCGYCKMSIPLTATRCPHCTSQLSAA; encoded by the coding sequence ATGTGGAAAGAGTTCAAGGCTTTCGTAATGCGGGGCAACGTGTTGGATATGGCCGTGGGAATCATCATCGGGGTTGCGTTTGGCAGGGTCGTCACCTCGCTGGTGAATGATATTCTTATGCCTCCCATCGGCAAGCTGCTGGGCAATATCGATTTCTCGAACTTCTTTGTTACCCTGTCCACCCAGCAATTCGCTACGGTGGCGGATGCCAAGAAGGCCGGGGTAGCCACTATTGCCTACGGGACCTTCATCAATACAGTGATCGAGTTTATCATCGTCGCCTTTGCCGTTTTCGTGCTCATCAAGTGGGTTAACCGATTGATGCCAAAACCCGCCGCGGCGCCGGCAGCCCCCACCACGAAGGATTGCGGCTATTGCAAGATGAGCATTCCGCTGACGGCTACACGCTGCCCACACTGCACCTCGCAGCTCAGTGCAGCTTAA
- a CDS encoding MFS transporter: protein MAEKPKTARVPFTSLQKKILGTLASVVGLRMLGLFLVLPVFTLYGLHFTHSRFLVGFASGCYGLTMAVLQIPLGRLSDRIGRRKVLILGMALFSLGSFICAVPHWFPSGIQIGVLIAGRLIQGGGAIISVAFATVADHIQPERRSTAMAILGVPIGAAFVVGVIIGPIIAGMFGTASLFWITGVLGIGTDMLLIRYLPETTPSGAAPVPLGEIIRTKALLALDAGGFLMNFFMSTFFFYFPLIVTGRYHMKMTQYYEVLLPMIVISGVTMFAFTKGADHGMARPLAAIAFLAFLPSAILLFHPALLGIDPSRLAALLAGGTLFYIGFTGLEPMLPSMVSSASPDTAQGSALGVYSSMQFLGSFAGYAIAGALAHAAAETGMMVTLMIAAVMGFALMLAVPASRIVHSERPAHVS from the coding sequence ATGGCCGAAAAACCAAAAACCGCCCGCGTTCCATTCACCAGCCTTCAGAAGAAGATACTGGGGACGCTGGCCAGCGTGGTCGGACTGCGGATGCTGGGTCTTTTCCTCGTCCTCCCGGTCTTTACGCTTTACGGGCTGCATTTCACGCATTCGCGCTTTCTGGTGGGGTTTGCCTCTGGATGCTATGGCCTCACCATGGCTGTCCTTCAGATTCCGCTTGGCCGCCTTTCGGACCGCATTGGCCGCCGCAAAGTCTTGATCCTTGGCATGGCGCTTTTCAGCCTGGGCTCTTTTATCTGCGCAGTGCCACACTGGTTTCCCTCTGGTATCCAAATCGGCGTTTTGATCGCCGGCCGCCTGATCCAAGGCGGCGGCGCCATTATTTCGGTGGCCTTTGCCACGGTCGCCGATCACATTCAGCCCGAGCGACGGTCCACCGCCATGGCCATCCTCGGCGTACCGATCGGCGCCGCATTCGTCGTTGGGGTAATCATAGGTCCCATCATTGCTGGTATGTTCGGGACCGCGTCGCTCTTTTGGATAACCGGGGTCCTGGGGATTGGCACCGACATGCTCCTGATACGTTACCTGCCGGAAACGACCCCCTCGGGCGCTGCGCCTGTCCCGCTGGGCGAAATCATCCGCACAAAGGCATTGCTGGCCCTGGACGCCGGCGGCTTTCTGATGAACTTCTTTATGAGCACGTTCTTTTTCTACTTTCCCCTGATCGTCACCGGCCGCTACCACATGAAAATGACCCAATACTACGAAGTCCTGCTTCCGATGATCGTCATCAGCGGCGTTACCATGTTTGCCTTCACGAAGGGAGCGGACCATGGGATGGCCCGGCCGCTTGCGGCAATCGCCTTCCTCGCCTTTCTGCCGAGCGCCATTCTGCTGTTCCATCCTGCGCTGTTGGGGATTGATCCAAGCCGCCTCGCCGCCCTTCTGGCGGGCGGAACGCTCTTCTACATCGGTTTCACCGGTCTCGAGCCGATGCTTCCCAGCATGGTCAGCTCAGCCAGTCCGGACACCGCGCAGGGCAGCGCGCTGGGCGTTTATAGCAGCATGCAGTTCCTGGGCAGTTTCGCGGGCTATGCCATCGCCGGGGCGCTTGCGCACGCAGCGGCCGAAACCGGCATGATGGTAACACTGATGATAGCTGCCGTTATGGGTTTCGCCCTGATGCTGGCAGTTCCCGCATCGAGAATAGTCCACTCGGAACGCCCCGCCCACGTATCCTGA
- a CDS encoding cation:proton antiporter, whose amino-acid sequence MSTTLLFALLGALTALAFVARQLFRRTRVPDVIVLMVTGVLLGPILGLVKGSQFEPITYTLGTLAFILILFEGGLELDLRTVLRHFPGGLLLSFLAYVFSLAAIALVMRWSMHIPARTALIVGAVLGCTSSSITLPVLQQIETSTPGRVIMTLDASLSDTFAILTVGVLIDLGHSKELIAARFLGQFLYVAFISFLLAIVMAVAWSYLLPKVSDRRFRNPLTLAVVLLLYSAAEQVGVSGLITVFFFGIFLANVRRGQLDVIRDSLGLKFAGEEHHAQLLTFHAELSFLVRTFFFVLLGAVVELRALLYYLPQVLGVLGAVILARALAVKASSWSWNGLRAPERELILWIMPRGLITVVLALEVVQVRGSTFNFLPALAFATILATNLMVIIGSVRASRIPSNSDSFETQAKSEHSSVIAT is encoded by the coding sequence ATGAGCACCACACTCTTGTTTGCGTTGCTGGGAGCACTGACCGCGCTTGCCTTCGTGGCCCGCCAGCTTTTCCGGCGCACCCGCGTCCCTGACGTCATTGTGCTGATGGTGACGGGCGTGCTCCTGGGTCCGATCCTGGGCCTGGTAAAGGGAAGCCAGTTCGAACCTATCACCTACACGCTCGGCACGCTGGCCTTTATCCTTATTCTTTTTGAGGGCGGCCTCGAGCTCGACCTGCGTACGGTGCTCCGCCACTTTCCCGGCGGGCTGCTGCTTTCGTTTCTGGCATATGTCTTCAGCCTGGCCGCCATAGCCCTGGTGATGCGCTGGAGCATGCACATTCCCGCCAGGACCGCCCTGATTGTCGGCGCCGTGCTGGGATGCACCAGCAGTTCCATTACTCTGCCGGTTTTGCAACAAATTGAAACCAGCACGCCGGGGCGCGTCATCATGACGCTCGACGCGTCCCTCAGCGATACGTTTGCGATCCTCACGGTGGGCGTCCTGATCGATCTCGGACACAGCAAGGAATTGATTGCGGCGCGTTTTTTGGGCCAATTCCTTTACGTCGCATTCATATCCTTTTTGCTTGCCATCGTCATGGCCGTCGCGTGGTCATATCTTCTGCCGAAAGTCTCGGACCGCCGCTTCAGGAACCCGCTGACGCTCGCAGTGGTGCTTCTGCTCTATTCCGCGGCAGAGCAAGTCGGGGTCAGCGGATTGATCACCGTCTTCTTTTTTGGGATTTTCCTCGCCAACGTCCGGCGGGGCCAACTGGACGTCATCAGGGACTCACTGGGGCTTAAATTCGCCGGTGAGGAGCACCATGCGCAGTTGCTCACCTTCCACGCCGAGCTGTCGTTTCTGGTCAGGACTTTCTTCTTTGTCCTTCTGGGCGCCGTCGTCGAGTTGAGAGCGCTGCTCTACTACCTGCCCCAGGTGCTGGGAGTGCTGGGCGCCGTGATCCTTGCGCGCGCGCTGGCGGTGAAGGCCAGCAGTTGGTCCTGGAACGGTCTGCGCGCCCCGGAGCGCGAACTGATTCTCTGGATCATGCCGCGCGGCCTGATCACTGTCGTCCTCGCCCTTGAGGTTGTCCAGGTCCGCGGCAGCACCTTCAATTTTCTACCCGCTTTGGCCTTTGCCACCATCCTGGCGACCAATCTGATGGTGATCATCGGAAGCGTTCGCGCTTCCCGCATCCCTTCAAACTCAGACTCGTTCGAGACCCAAGCCAAAAGCGAACACTCGTCCGTTATCGCGACCTGA